The following coding sequences are from one Apodemus sylvaticus chromosome X, mApoSyl1.1, whole genome shotgun sequence window:
- the Mpc1l gene encoding mitochondrial pyruvate carrier 1-like protein, which produces MAVTVMLMWKAVDIKIKEFWDYITSTHFWGPLANWGLPLAAFKDMKAPPDIISGLMTTALIFYSMAFMRFAYHIQPQNYLLMVCHFSNVLAQSIQASRYLNHHYSVGAKAKAASPLAK; this is translated from the coding sequence ATGGCGGTGACTGTAATGCTAATGTGGAAAGCGGTAGATATTAAGATCAAGGAGTTTTGGGATTATATAACCAGCACCCACTTCTGGGGTCCTCTGGCCAACTGGGGCCTTCCGCTGGCCGCCTTTAAGGATATGAAGGCGCCTCCCGACATAATCAGTGGCCTCATGACGACGGCCCTCATCTTCTATTCTATGGCTTTCATGCGCTTTGCCTACCATATCCAGCCTCAAAACTACCTGCTGATGGTGTGCCATTTCTCCAACGTGTTGGCGCAGAGCATCCAGGCAAGCCGATACCTGAACCACCACTACAGTGTAGGAGCCAAGGCCAAAGCCGCCAGCCCTCTGGCCAAATAA